In Desulfallas thermosapovorans DSM 6562, a single window of DNA contains:
- a CDS encoding transposase: KLRTQKGRAKYALRKQTVEPVFGQIKEARGFRRFLLRGLDLVRGEWVLLCLTHNILKLFGNKKKLAW; this comes from the coding sequence GGAAGTTGCGAACCCAAAAAGGACGGGCAAAATATGCCTTGCGAAAACAAACAGTTGAGCCTGTTTTTGGCCAAATTAAGGAAGCCCGGGGTTTTCGAAGATTTCTTCTCCGCGGGCTCGACTTGGTGCGCGGAGAATGGGTCCTTCTATGCCTTACGCACAACATTTTGAAGCTATTTGGAAATAAAAAGAAGTTGGCTTGGTAA